Below is a window of Hydrogenovibrio crunogenus DNA.
CGAATGATTAAACGAGAGTCATACCCACCGTTCTTACTCACCGCAATCACCCCGGGCATGGTTTTAATCACATCATTGATGTTACGGGCATTTTTATCTTCAATCGTTTTTCGATCAGCAACATCCACACTTTGAGACACATCTAAAGCTTTACGTTCTTCTTTGGTGGCGGTCACAGTAATGGCGTCTAACGTCGTTTGCGAAAAAGAAAAAGGGCTATACATCGCTGCTAACACAGCTAGTCCTACTTTTGAATGCTTCACTTGGTTGGTCCTCAGTCCTATCATTTTTATTTTTAGCCCTATTCACAGGCCTATTAATTTCCACTGAAATTATAGGGATAAAGCAATTTAAAACGATTGAGTAACCTTGAGAAGAGTATGGAAAACTGAAGAAAAGGTTAAGTAATGCTTGTTAGATCAGTAATAAGGGCTTTAACGCTGACGCGCATATTGCGTCAATAATCGGTCCAAATGATTGGCAAAGGCTTGACGATCCTTTTGATTCAGCGGCGGAGGCCCCCCAGTATCGATACCGCTGGAACGTAACGAGTCCATAAAATCTCGCATATTGAGACGAGCACGAATATTTTCTGTGGTATAGAGTTCGCCGCGAGGGTTTAAAGCGATTGCTCCCTTTTCAATCGCTTCGGCAGCCAGCGGAATATCGGCGGTAATGACCAGATCCTTCTCTGAAAGGCGTTTCACAATTGCATTATCGGCGATATCAAAGCCCTGTGTGACCTGTAAAAAATCAATATAAGAAGACTTTGGAATCCGCATCGTATGATTTGCCACCAGAGTCATTTGAACTTTAGCCCGTTGTGCTGCTTTAAATAAAATTTCTTTAATCACGACCGGACAAGCATCCGCATCCACCCAAATATGCATATTCATTTTTCTTTATATTGATCCAATGACCGAAATCATCTCATAAAAATAACCAGGCCTGGTCATAATTATTCAAACTGGCGCAGTTGATTGAGGAATTCAAAGCCATACCTGGCCAGTTTGCTTTCGCCCACG
It encodes the following:
- a CDS encoding YaiI/YqxD family protein translates to MHIWVDADACPVVIKEILFKAAQRAKVQMTLVANHTMRIPKSSYIDFLQVTQGFDIADNAIVKRLSEKDLVITADIPLAAEAIEKGAIALNPRGELYTTENIRARLNMRDFMDSLRSSGIDTGGPPPLNQKDRQAFANHLDRLLTQYARQR